The following proteins come from a genomic window of Sesamum indicum cultivar Zhongzhi No. 13 linkage group LG10, S_indicum_v1.0, whole genome shotgun sequence:
- the LOC105173028 gene encoding glycerate dehydrogenase HPR, peroxisomal — MAKPLQVEVYNPNGKYRVVSTKPMPGTRWINLLIEQDCRLEICTQKKTILSVEDIISLIGDKCDGVIGQLTEDWGEKLFSALSRAGGKAFSNMAVGYNNVDVNAANKYGVAVGNTPGVLTETTAELAASLSLSAARRIVEADEFMRAGLYDGWLPHLFVGNLLKGQTVGVIGAGRIGSAYARMMVEGFKMNLIYYDLYQATRLEKFVTAYGQFLKANGEQPVTWKRASTMEEVLREADVISLHPVLDKTTYHLVNKERLAMMKKEAILINCSRGPVIDEVALVEHLKATPMFRVGLDVFEDEPYMKPGLAEMKNAIVVPHIASASKWTREGMATLAALNVLGKIKGYPIWSDPNRVEPFLNENAPPPAACPSIVNSKALGLPVSKL; from the exons ATGGCGAAACCGCTGCAGGTTGAGGTCTACAATCCTAATGGGAAATACAGAGTTGTTAGCACCAAACCTATGCCGGGGACCCGATGGATTAATCTCTTGATCGAACAAGACTGTCGTCTCGAA ATTTGCACGCAGAAGAAAACCATATTGTCTGTTGAGGACATCATTTCTTTGATTGGTGATAAGTGTGATGGAGTCATTGGACAG CTGACTGAAGACTGGGGAGAGAAGTTGTTTTCTGCATTGAGCAGAGCTGGAGGTAAAGCATTCAGCAATATGGCTGTGGGGTACAACAATGTTGATGTCAATGCTGCTAATAAGTACGGCGTTGCTGTTGGAAATACACCT GGAGTACTAACTGAGACTACAGCCGAGTTAGCAGCTTCACTTTCTTTATCAGCAGCAAGAAGAATTGTTGAAGCAGATGAATTCATGAGGGCTGGCTTATATGATGGATGGCTTCCTCATCT TTTTGTGGGGAACTTGCTTAAAGGACAAACGGTCGGTGTGATTGGAGCAGGTCGCATTGGTTCTGCTTATGCTAGAATGATG GTTGAAGGGTTCAAAATGAACTTAATCTACTATGATCTCTACCAAGCCACTCGTCTTGAAAAGTTCGTCACAG CTTATGGCCAGTTCCTGAAAGCCAACGGTGAACAGCCCGTCACATGGAAACGGGCCTCAACAATGGAGGAGGTGCTTCGAGAGGCTGATGTG ATAAGTCTTCATCCAGTGCTGGATAAAACAACTTACCATCTTGTCAATAAAGAAAGGCTTGCTATGATGAAGAAG GAAGCCATCCTCATAAACTGCAGCAGGGGACCTGTAATAGATGAGGTGGCTCTTGTCGAGCATTTGAAAGCAACTCCTATGTTTCGAGTTGGGCTTGATGTCTTTGAG GATGAGCCATACATGAAACCTGGGCTAGCAGAAATGAAGAATGCTATTGTTGTGCCTCACATAGCCTCTGCTTCAAAG TGGACTCGTGAAGGAATGGCAACATTGGCTGCACTAAATGTCCTG GGAAAGATAAAAGGATATCCCATTTGGTCCGATCCAAACCGCGTGGAACCATTTCTGAACGAGAATGCTCCACCACCTGCTGCCTGTCCAAGCATCGTGAACTCAAAAGCTTTAG GGTTGCCTGTTTCAAAGCTGTGA
- the LOC105173031 gene encoding probable BOI-related E3 ubiquitin-protein ligase 3, with product MAIQAQLYSENFGWGGQDLAMENGGCGFDTLCLLPQQQQQQHQHLMQFDQQFQKDDAFLVGSSLHFLPRNNLNHDHQSMPLPHTVSAHFEKQRLEFEHLINLQNERLRIAMQEQRKQQISVLVKKYESKTQFLLKQKEEEIAKASNRTMELQNFLKRLESESQTWQRIAKENEAMVASLNSRIGRLRESAGNAAEDAESCCENTTEKRRRKMVCKCCNSRKSSVVMLPCRHLCSCKDCEVFLDSCPVCRTVKKATVEALI from the exons ATGGCGATTCAAGCGCAGTTGTATTCAGAGAATTTTGGATGGGGTGGTCAAGATTTGGCGATGGAGAATGGCGGGTGTGGATTTGATACCCTGTGTTTGCTTcctcaacaacaacaacaacaacatcaACATCTGATGCAGTTTGATCAGCAGTTTCAGAAAGATGACGCCTTTTTGGTCGGTAGTAGCCTTCATTTCCTCCCAAGAAACAACCTTAATCATGATCACCAATCCATGCCTTTGCCGCACACTGTTTCTGCCCATTTTGAGAAGCAAAGATTGGAATTTGAACACTTGATCAATTTACAG AACGAGAGATTGAGAATAGCAATGCAAGAGCAGCGAAAGCAGCAAATATCAGTACTAGTGAAGAAATACGAATCCAAGACTCAATTTTTACTCAaacagaaagaagaagaaatcgCAAAGGCGTCCAACAGAACAATGGAGCTCcagaatttcttgaaaagatTAGAAAGTGAGAGCCAAACATGGCAGAGAATAGCTAAAGAGAACGAAGCAATGGTTGCATCACTAAACAGCAGGATCGGACGGCTGAGAGAATCGGCGGGGAATGCAGCTGAAGACGCAGAATCTTGTTGCGAAAACACCACAGAGAAAAGGAGGAGGAAAATGGTGTGTAAATGCTGCAATTCACGAAAATCATCTGTAGTTATGCTGCCCTGCAGACACCTCTGCTCCTGCAAAGACTGTGAGGTTTTTCTTGATTCCTGCCCTGTTTGTAGAACCGTAAAGAAAGCTACCGTAGAAgctttgatttaa
- the LOC105173027 gene encoding SKP1-like protein 1A encodes MSSGDAASSKMIVLKSSDGETFEVEEAVAVESQTIKHMIEDNCADTCIPLPNVTSKILAKVIEYCKRHVDAAAKANADGALTPADKVVDEDLKAFDTEFVKVDQGTLFDLILAANYLNIKSLLDLTCQTVADMIKGKTPEEIRKTFNIKNDFTPEEEEEVRRENAWAFE; translated from the exons ATGTCGTCTGGGGACGCCGCATCTTCAAAGATGATTGTTCTTAAGAGCTCCGACGGTGAGACATTCGAGGTGGAGGAGGCGGTTGCCGTCGAGTCACAGACTATAAAGCACATGATCGAGGACAACTGCGCCGACACCTGCATCCCGTTGCCTAACGTTACTTCGAAGATCCTCGCGAAGGTGATCGAATACTGCAAGCGCCACGTCGACGCCGCAGCCAAGGCTAACGCCGATGGCGCCCTGACGCCGGCTGACAAAGTTGTGGACGAAGATTTGAAAGCGTTTGATACTGAGTTTGTGAAGGTCGATCAGGGCACGCTGTTTGACCTGATTTTG GCTGCAAACTACCTCAATATCAAGAGCCTGCTTGACCTTACCTGTCAAACTGTTGCTGACATGATCAAAGGGAAGACACCTGAGGAAATTCGTAAGACTTTCAACATTAAAAATGACTTTACTccagaagaggaagaggaggttCGCAGGGAAAATGCATGGGCATTTGAGTGA
- the LOC105173026 gene encoding aquaporin PIP2-7 yields MTKEVSEEPPVHHHGKDYVDPPPAPLFDVGELKLWSFYRALIAEFIATLLFLYVTVATVIGHKKLNAADQCDGVGILGIAWAFGGMIFILVYCTAGISGGHINPAVTFGLFLARKVSLIRALGYMIAQCLGAICGVGLVKAFMKSYYNGLGGGANSVAPGYNKGTALGAEIIGTFVLVYTVFSATDPKRSARDSHVPVLAPLPIGFAVFMVHLATIPITGTGINPARSFGAAVIYNNDKVWDDHWIFWVGPFVGALAAAAYHQYILRAAAIKALGSFRSNPTN; encoded by the exons ATGACGAAGGAAGTGAGTGAAGAGCCGCCGGTGCACCACCACGGCAAGGACTACGTCGACCCTCCGCCGGCTCCGCTTTTTGATGTGGGTGAGCTCAAGCTCTGGTCTTTCTACAGAGCACTAATTGCCGAGTTTATTGCCACCCTTCTCTTCCTCTACGTCACTGTCGCTACGGTCATCGGCCACAAGAAGCTCAACGCCGCCGACCAATGCGACGGAGTTGGCATCCTCGGCATCGCCTGGGCTTTTGGCGGCATGATCTTCATCCTTGTCTACTGCACTGCCGGAATCTCAG GTGGTCACATTAACCCAGCCGTGACCTTCGGGCTGTTCCTTGCCCGGAAGGTGTCGCTGATCCGGGCTTTGGGGTACATGATAGCACAGTGTTTGGGTGCTATCTGCGGCGTGGGTTTGGTGAAAGCCTTCATGAAAAGCTACTATAACGGGCTCGGCGGTGGAGCTAACTCAGTAGCACCAGGGTATAACAAGGGAACTGCACTTGGTGCTGAGATTATTGGTACCTTTGTGCTTGTTTACACTGTTTTCTCCGCCACTGACCCCAAGAGGAGCGCGCGTGACTCTCACGTTCCG GTGTTGGCTCCACTTCCCATCGGATTTGCAGTTTTCATGGTTCACTTGGCCACCATCCCCATCACCGGAACTGGCATCAACCCTGCTAGGAGCTTCGGAGCTGCTGTCATCTACAACAACGACAAAGTTTGGGATGACCAC TGGATTTTCTGGGTCGGACCGTTTGTGGGAGCACTGGCGGCGGCGGCATACCACCAGTACATATTGAGGGCGGCGGCAATTAAGGCTCTGGGATCCTTCAGGAGCAACCCCACCAACTGA
- the LOC105173029 gene encoding uncharacterized protein LOC105173029: MERLIYSNSIPSKLHPNSPCLPRLPPSRKLAPPPSFSSSTPSSLLLQSRRLNPLSCTLNNSSLLSPKAVDDGLGKDLFFSVDSANGSEPKPHFLKRIAHQLSRQQKVVNAGTVILLSAIFLAYLHPAAVSPAFASFQSAAKTGGPAAVSVGNNLIRSELLSSAWTGFFAGCLHTLSGPDHLAALAPLSIGRTRMESAAVGALWGCGHDAGQLLFGLLFLLLKDRLHIEIIRTWGTRVVGFTLLVIGGMGIREASEVPVPCVALENGECDVSEYEALANPSVGKKKIGFATFATGIVHGLQPDALMMILPAIALPSRLAGAAFLFMFLVGTVIAMGSYTVFIGSCSQALKDRIPRITEKLTWASSLIAIALGLAILVSQYFGLSLY; encoded by the exons ATGGAGAGGCTGATCTATTCCAATTCAATCCCATCTAAACTCCACCCCAATTCTCCATGTCTTCCACGACTCCCCCCATCCCGGAAGCTCGCGCCGCcaccttctttttcttcttcgaCGCCGTCGTCTCTGTTGCTCCAATCACGCCGACTCAACCCGCTCTCTTGCACTCTCAACAACTCTTCTTTGCTTTCCCCCAAAGCTGTCGACGATGGTCTGGgaaaagatttgtttttcTCTGTCGATTCCGCAAATGGGTCTGAGCCTAAGCCCCATTTCCTCAAACGGATTGCTCACCAGTTATCGCGGCAGCAAAAG GTGGTTAATGCTGGGACAGTGATACTACTATCAGCAATCTTTTTAGCATACCTGCACCCAGCAGCTGTATCACCCGCTTTTGCTAGTTTCCAAAGTGCGGCCAAGACGGGAGGTCCTGCTGCAGTTTCAGTTGGGAATAATCTGATCCGCAGTGAGTTACTAAGCAGTGCATGGACTGGCTTCTTTGCTGGTTGCTTACACACATTATCTGGTCCTGATCATCTTGCTGCATTAGCTCCACTTTCAATAGGCCGCACAAGGATGGAGAGTGCTGCCGTTGGAGCTCTTTGGGGATGCGGCCATGATGCTGGACAATTGTTATTTGGCTTGCTTTTTTTACTCCTGAAAGATCGGCTTCATATTGAGATCATCAGAACATGGGGGAcgagagtggtgggctttaCTCTGCTCGTGATTGGTGGCATGGGAATCAGGGAAGCTTCAGAAGTCCCTGTTCCATGTGTTGCCCTTGAAAACGGTGAGTGTGATGTCAGTGAGTATGAAGCCCTTGCGAACCCGTCAGTTGGAAAGAAGAAGATTGGTTTTGCTACATTCGCCACAGGAATTGTCCATGGGTTGCAGCCTGATGCTCTGATGATGATTTTACCAGCAATTGCTCTGCCTTCTCGGTTAGCCGGTGCTGCATTTCTATTCATGTTCCTGGTTGGGACAGTTATAGCTATGGGAAGTTATACTGTCTTTATAGGGTCCTGCAGTCAGGCGCTTAAGGATAGGATCCCTAGGATAACTGAGAAACTCACTTGGGCATCTTCTCTCATAGCCATTGCTTTAGGGCTTGCTATTTTGGTTAGTCAATATTTCGGATTAAGTTTGTATTGA
- the LOC105173025 gene encoding uncharacterized protein LOC105173025 → MFAGRFKELVKKYGKVGLGVHFSVSAASISGLYVAIKNNVDVESMLEKVGMPSLAKDKETKTSDLPAENPETAIGSDSGFRNDRTVEKERNRTAELAASSGGALALAVLINKALFPVRVPITFALTPSIARFLARRNLIKNNV, encoded by the coding sequence ATGTTCGCCGGAAGATTCAAAGAGCTGGTGAAAAAGTATGGTAAAGTAGGATTGGGCGTACATTTCTCAGTCTCCGCCGCCTCAATTTCTGGTCTTTACGTTGCCATTAAGAACAACGTAGATGTTGAATCCATGCTCGAGAAAGTTGGCATGCCCAGCCTCGCAAAGGATAAGGAAACCAAAACTTCCGATCTGCCAGCCGAAAATCCCGAAACGGCTATCGGCTCTGATTCAGGTTTCCGGAACGATCGGACAGTGGAGAAGGAGAGGAATCGGACGGCTGAGCTGGCGGCCTCTAGCGGCGGTGCTTTGGCTTTGGCTGTGTTGATTAATAAGGCGCTTTTTCCAGTTCGGGTTCCGATCACATTTGCGCTTACACCGTCGATAGCGCGGTTTCTTGCGAGGCGCAATCTCATCAAGAACAATGTATGA
- the LOC105173030 gene encoding probable CDP-diacylglycerol--inositol 3-phosphatidyltransferase 2 yields the protein MVLHASELLNKKFIRKNESNAIGLVDLKHSEQNSAIPMADKSRPSTLTVYLYVPNIIGYVRILMNCFAFAICFKDKYLFSVLYFVSFVCDALDGWFARKLNQVSTFGAVLDMVTDRISTACLLVILSQVYRPGMIFLSLLALDIASHWLQMYSSFLVGKTSHKDVKDSSSWLFKLYYGNRKFMGYCCVSCEVLYIVLFLLAENQTEKLTEVLVNAATQSWLYLTLLSLSFIGWVIKQIVNVIQMKTAADACILYDIGKKR from the exons ATGGTACTTCATGCATCTGAGTTGTTAAACAAGAAATTCATCAGAAAAAACGAATCTAATGCGATTGGATTAGTTGATTTGAAGCATTCCGAACAAAATTCAGCTATTCCAATGGCGGATAAGTCGAGACCCAGTACCTTGACTGTCTACCTTTACGTTCCCAACATAATTG GATATGTAAGAATTCTAATGAATTGCTTTGCTTTTGCGATATGCTTCAAGGACAAGTATCTTTTCTCCGTTCTGTATTTTGTTAG CTTTGTATGTGATGCATTGGATGGTTGGTTTGCACGCAAATTGAATCAAG TTTCAACATTTGGAGCTGTTCTGGACATGGTTACGGACAG GATAAGCACTGCTTGTCTGTTGGTTATTCTATCCCAAGTTTATAG GCCTGGGATGATTTTCTTGTCGTTGCTTGCTCTAGATATTGCCAGCCATTGGTTGCAAATGTATAG TTCCTTCTTGGTGGGCAAAACTAGTCATAAGGATGTAAAAGATAGCAGCAGCTGGTTATTCAAGCTTTATTATGGGAATCGGAAATTTATGGGTTACTGCTGTGTTTCCTGTGAG GTTCTTTACATTGTTCTATTTCTTCTAGCGGAGAATCAAACTGAGAAACTGACTGAA GTTTTAGTAAATGCTGCTACCCAGAGCTGGCTCTATTTGACTTTACTTTCTTTGAGCTTTATTGGATGGGTAATAAAGCAAATAGTTAATGTAATACAG ATGAAGACAGCTGCAGATGCATGCATACTTTATGACATTGGCAAAAAGCGGTAG